A region of the Bombus affinis isolate iyBomAffi1 chromosome 7, iyBomAffi1.2, whole genome shotgun sequence genome:
agttttacaaaattttatatcaaTAGACCAGTAGTAGGAATTCCACTTGTTATGCCCAATATAGCTTCCACTAAATTCAGTATTCTATTACTTAATTGAACACAAATTTGTGGTTTCTAAGAggaatataaaaattaacagaataattataaattacaaaaggaaatatatacatatacaacttACAAAAACATTAGCAGATAAAAATCGAATATTGTATTTCTCTCGTATTTTTGCTGATTTGTGGGAAGTCAATCCcataatatttgaaattccTCTACAATTTACAAGGCATACAGCTCCAGAAATGATATAATGTTCATCTATGAGACTTATATTTGTTTCTACCTTGAGAATTAATTTTCttcgatattaatattatatcataaaGACTATAATTGTTGGacatatatacttatatttacTTACTTCGGATAAAGATTGAGTAGTTCTCCAgtcaaaaacaaaaataatgaaGTCTATACCAAGACTTAAGCTCGATTCTATGATTTTAGCAACAAGTTCACACTGATGTACGACAATACGCCACTTCCTTTCTTTCGCACTTTCACGTAATCCTTCAGAAACTTTGTGACATAATTCTGCTGGCCCTATAACCTATAATTATTCtttacattataaatattatttcatatcaACAAACATTTTTAGAATTCAACATAACCTCACTAAACTGAAtatttactatttttcaaaaagATGACAGAAATGTGATAAAAAGTAgtaagaaattattacattatttaataaaaatactaaGATATTGTATTTGTTGATATATCTTAttaataatactacataaatatcataaataaataCAGCAGCATGAAATATTTGTAGAAAACAAACGCAAATTAATTGAATTCTTTCAAATATTCTTTCCTCCCTAAATGTACAGATATAAAGTAAAAACtccttaataaataaaaaaataatatcttaaaataacaagaaattacaataaaataatatttatattttatttttttagctATTATAATAGTTATGTATTATTTGAAAAAACTTCTAggaaaattctataaaataaaataaacgtgTAATAATTACATTTAAGAATTACAAACGCACCAAAAGAGAAACTAGACAATCATTTCGGGATACACCACAATTAGTGAGTACCCCCGCCATGTTTCCATCTTTGCCAACTGTCTTACCGCTTGCCGCCACTGTTGCCAGGAGAATTCTCTCCTCAAATTCCTTTCCCTTTCGACTCTCGAGAAATACATGACGTCATATTACCTCTACACCATTCAACAACTTAAATGTCGCTTGTGTCACGTGACACGAATTTGTCCCTCCACTCTCATTTGTACATTATAGTTCACTAACTTTATTACTGCCAGAGAGTGCTCACGCTTATAGATCTGGTTGT
Encoded here:
- the LOC126918493 gene encoding uncharacterized protein LOC126918493 isoform X2, with translation MAGVLTNCGVSRNDCLVSLLVIGPAELCHKVSEGLRESAKERKWRIVVHQCELVAKIIESSLSLGIDFIIFVFDWRTTQSLSEVETNISLIDEHYIISGAVCLVNCRGISNIMGLTSHKSAKIREKYNIRFLSANVFKPQICVQLSNRILNLVEAILGITSGIPTTGLLI
- the LOC126918493 gene encoding uncharacterized protein LOC126918493 isoform X1 — its product is MYFSRVERERNLRREFSWQQWRQAVIGPAELCHKVSEGLRESAKERKWRIVVHQCELVAKIIESSLSLGIDFIIFVFDWRTTQSLSEVETNISLIDEHYIISGAVCLVNCRGISNIMGLTSHKSAKIREKYNIRFLSANVFKPQICVQLSNRILNLVEAILGITSGIPTTGLLI